A window of the Gossypium hirsutum isolate 1008001.06 chromosome A05, Gossypium_hirsutum_v2.1, whole genome shotgun sequence genome harbors these coding sequences:
- the LOC107958776 gene encoding uncharacterized protein — translation MASTSAVSMALPLTRATQNRVPASEAFFKPLPRKPSGAIPTTTSNGRLQVKAAASSLKDKAVTGLTAAAITASMVIPEVAQAADGVSPSLKNFLLSIVAGGVVLVAIVGAVIGVSNFDPVKRT, via the coding sequence ATGGCTTCCACTTCAGCAGTTTCAATGGCTCTGCCACTAACTCGTGCTACCCAAAACAGGGTGCCTGCCTCTGAAGCTTTCTTTAAGCCATTGCCACGCAAGCCATCGGGGGCAATCCCAACTACAACATCCAATGGAAGGCTTCAAGTCAAGGCTGCTGCTTCTTCACTCAAGGACAAGGCAGTCACAGGATTGACAGCAGCTGCAATCACTGCATCCATGGTGATCCCTGAGGTAGCTCAAGCTGCTGATGGAGTTTCCCCTTCTCTCAAGAACTTTTTGCTTAGCATTGTGGCTGGTGGTGTTGTGCTTGTTGCCATTGTTGGAGCTGTAATTGGTGTGTCCAACTTCGACCCTGTCAAGCGGACCTGA